The nucleotide sequence AGGCCAGGGCCAGGGGCGTCCTGCCGGTGGTGAAGGCCGCGCGCCGCAGCGCGGTCCGCGCCAGCCTGATCCGCTGCAAACGACCTTTGGCTTCGCCAACACGGGTCCGCGCCGCAATGCCGGCGGTGGTGCCGGTGGTCAGGCGCGTTCCGGTGGTCAGCCGCGTGGCGGCATGGATCGTGGCGGCATGGATGGCATGCCGCGCCGCCGCAGCAAAGGTTAATCCGGGAGAGTTTCTTCTCGCGCGCCCGCTGATCTGCTGCGGGCGCACGCTCTTGTAACTGTTGTAAGCCGGGCCGCTCCTTGTGTGCGGCATTGCGGCGAAGTTAATAAGAGGTTATAATCTGCAGCCTAATAAAAGTTCTCCGCAGGGTTGTTTGGTGGGGAGATGCTTTCATCTGGTTGGGGAAATACAAGAAGATGGGCAGATGCCCATTTTTTTTTTGTTGAACCGTTTGTAATGGCTCCGCAAGGGGCCATATATGACTTGAATGCGTGTTTTTGCATGTTGTCGGCGCTCAATGCAGCGCTGTCATGCTGAAAACGGGCCTTATTTCTGGAGAATTTCTTGCAGCAGTTGGGATTAATTGAAAAGACAGTTACAGGTCTGGGCTATGAGCTCGTTGATGTCGAACGTGCCGAGCGCGGACTGCTGCGCGTCTTTATTGATTTCAGCGCCGCCGATGCCGCTGAAAAAGGTCCGATCACGGTCGAAGACTGTGCCACGGTGAGTCACCAGTTATCGCATGTGTTGACGGTAGAGAACGTTCCTTACGAGCGTCTCGAGATTTCTTCCCCGGGTCTGGATCGTCCGGTGCGCAAGCTGGAAGACTTTGTCCGTTTCGCAGGCCAGGAAATCATCGTCAAGCTGAATGTGGCGATGCCGGGTACGAACAACCGGAAATCGTTCCAGGGGATCTTGCAAGAACCCGTGGGCGATAAATTGTCGTTGGAATTTGAAGGTAAGGATGGTCCGGCGATGTTGGAATTTACACTCGCGGATGTGGATAAGGCACGCTTGGTGCCGCAGGTGGTTTTTAAGGGACGCAAAGCATGAGCCGCGAAGTTTTATTATTGGTTGACGCGCTGGCGCGCGAAAAAAACGTCGATAAAGATGTCGTCTTCGGCGCCCTCGAATTCGCGTTGGCGCAAGCCACGAAGAAACGGTATGAGGGTGAGGTAGACATCCGCGTTTCGATCGACCGCGAAACGGGCGAATTCGAATCGTTCCGCCGCTGGCACGTTGTGCCCGATGAAGCGGGCCTGCAATTGCCGGATCAGGAGATCCTGCATTTTGAGGCAAAAGAACAGATTTCCGATATCGAAGTCGATGACCACATCGAAGAACCGATCGAATCCGTTGAATTCGGCCGCCGTTTCGCCCAGGATACCAAACAGGTTGTCTTGCAGCGCGTGCGTGACGCCGAACGTGAACAGATTCTGGTCGACTTCCTCGAACGCGGCGATTCGCTCGTCACCGGCACCATCAAGCGCATGGAACGCGGCGACGCCATCGTCGAATCGGGCAAGATCGAAGCGCGTCTGCCACGCGATCAGATGATCCCGAAAGAGAATCTGCGTATCGGCGACCGTGTCCGTGCCTATATCTTGCGCATCGACCGCAATATGCGCGGCCCGCAAGTGATCCTGTCGCGCACCGCGCCAGAATTCATCATGAAGCTGTTCGAGCTGGAAGTGCCGGAAATTGAACAAGGCATGCTGGAAATCAAATCCGCAGCCCGCGATGCCGGCGTGCGCGCCAAGATCGCCGTCTACACGGCCGACAAGCGCATCGACCCGATCGGTACTTGCGTCGGCATGCGCGGTTCGCGCGTGCAGGCTGTCACCGGCGAACTCGGTGGCGAACGTGTCGACATCGTGCTGTGGTCGGAAGATCCGGCGCAGTTCGTCATCGGCGCCCTGGCGCCGGCGAACGTCTCGTCGATCATGGTCGATGAAGAAAAACACGCGATGGATGTCGTCGTGGACGAAGAAAACCTGGCAATCGCGATCGGCCGTTCCGGCCAGAACGTGCGCCTGGCCTCGGACCTGACCGGCTGGAAGATCAACATCATGACGGCCGAAGAATCGGCTGACAAAGCTGCCCAGGAAACGGCTGCCGTGCGCATCCTGTTCATGGAAAAGCTCGATGTCGACCAGGAAGTGGCCGATATTCTGGTGGAAGAAGGTTTCGCCAGTCTGGAAGAAATCGCTTACGTGCCAATTTCCGAAATGCTGGAAATCGAATCGTTTGACGAAGATACCGTCAATGAACTCCGTACCCGTGCGCGTGATGCGCTCGTGACCGAAGCGATTGCTTCGGAAGAGGGTCTGGAAGGCATGGACGAGGCGTTGGTGGGTCTGGAAGGCATGGACCGCATTACCGCCGGCAAGCTGGGTCTGGCTGGTATCAAGACCGTTGAAGCATTTGCAGCACTGGCATACGACGAATTTGGCGCAATCCTGGCCTTGTCTGCGGACCGTGCGCGTGAACTGATTACAAGTGAATTTAAAGATGTGACCGACGATGAGATGAAGTTGGTTGACTCGAAATACGACGATCGTGCCAAGGCGTTGCAAGCCAAGGCATGGAGTCTGGCCGAATCCGCAAAGGCTTAATTTGAGTATCTTTATCATCTCCGCGACACATAGAAAAGAGGACTGAATGGCGAGTAACAACGTAGCCCAATTTGCCACCGAACTGAAGATGCCTGCAGATTTGCTGCTGACGCAGCTGCGTTCTGCCGGCGTCGAGAAAAGTTCGACGTCAGATCCATTGTCGAAAGATGATAAGGACAAGCTTTTGGATCATCTGCGCCGCACACACGGCGCAGCGGCTGACACAGAAAAGAAAAAAATCACCGTGACCCGCAAGGAAACGACTGAAATCAAGCAAGCTGACGCCACCGGCAAATCGCGCACCATCCAGGTGGAAGTGCGCAAGAAACGCACTTTCGTCCAGCGTGACGAAGCTGTGCCGGTCGCAGCTGAACCGGTCGCGCCTGCCGCACCGGTGATCGATCCCGCCGACGTGGCGCGCCGTGAGGAAGACGCCCGTAAACAGGCTGAACTGATCGCCCGCCAGGAAGCCGATCTGCGCGAAAAGCAAGAACGTCTGGCCAAGCTCGACGCGGAAAAAGAAGCCCAGGCGAAAGCCACGCAACAGGCTGAATTGGCTGCGAAGAAAGAAGCTGAAGCGGAAGCGAAGAAAGCGGCTGCCAAAGCTGCTGCTGCGCCTGCCGCCAGCGCCGCTGCGCCTGTCGTTGACGACGCCGCTGCCGAAGCGAAAAAAGCTGCTGCCGCTGAAGAAGCGAAGAAGAAAGCCGCTGCCGCTGCTGTTGCCGCCAAGGAAGCCGCTGACAAAGCGGAAGCCACCGAGCGTGCACGCAAGGCCGTTGCCGACGAAGTCGCCCAGATCAAGGCCATGATGAACGCGCCACGCCGCGCCATCAAAGCTCCTGAACCCGTACCGGTTCCGGTGAAGCCGAAGGCGCCGGAAGGCACCCTGCACAAGCCTGCTGACAAGAAACCTGGCGACAAGCCGGGCGACAAGAAGCCTGCTGTTGCAGACAAGAAATCCATCAAGTCGGCCAATGTGTCGTCCACTTGGTCCGATGACGCGAAGAAACGCGGTACCACCGGTGGTCCTAAGCCACGCGGCAATAGCGGCCCAGGCGGCCGTGACAGCTGGCGCGGTGGCGCGAAGGGCCGTCGCCCGACGCACCATGACGACCGTGAATCGAACTTCCAGGCTCCTACGGAAGCCGTCGTCAAAGACGTGCACGTACCGGAAACGATCACCGTGGCCGAATTGGCACACAAAATGTCCGTCAAGGCATCCGAAGTCATCAAGCATTTGATGAAATTGGGCCAGATGTGCACGATCAACCAGGTGCTGGACCAGGAAACCGCCATGATTCTGGTGGAAGAAATGGGCCACAAGGCGTTCGCAGCCGAACTGGACGATCCGGAAGCGCTGCTGGCCGATGTGGGCGAACACGCACACTTCGAAACGAAGCCACGCGCACCGGTGGTCACCGTCATGGGTCACGTCGACCATGGTAAGACCTCGTTGCTCGATTACATCCGCCGCGCCAAGGTTGCATCCGGCGAAGCGGGCGGGATTACGCAGCATATCGGCGCTTACCACGTCGATACGCCACGCGGCATGATCACCTTCCTCGACACCCCGGGCCACGAAGCGTTTACCGCAATGCGTGCCCGTGGCGCCAAGGCAACCGACATCGTCATTCTGGTGGTTGCCGCCGATGATGGCGTGATGCCGCAGACGAAAGAAGCGATTGCCCATGCGAAAGCAGCCGGCGTGCCGCTGGTGGTGGCGATCAACAAGGTCGACAAACCGGGTGGTAACGTGGACCGCGTGACGCAGGAACTGGTCGCCGAACAAGTCGTGCCGGAAGAATACGGTGGCGAATCGCCATTCGTGCCGGTCTCGGCAAAAACGGGTCAAGGTATCGACGACCTGCTGGAACAAGTGCTGTTGCAAGCCGAAGTGCTGGAACTGACGGCACCGGTCGATGCGCCTGCGCGCGGCCTGGTTGTCGAGGCACGTCTGGACAAGGGCCGTGGTCCTGTCGCGACGATCCTGGTGCAGTCCGGTACTTTGAAACGCGGCGACGTGATTCTGGCTGGCTCTTCGTATGGCCGTGTTCGCGCCATGCTGGATGAGAACGGCAAGTCCATCGCTGAAGCGGGTCCTTCGATTCCGGTCGAAATCCAGGGCTTGACGGAAGTGCCGGTTGCCGGTGAAGAAGTCGTCGTCATGGCTGACGAGCGCAAGGCGCGTGAAATTGGTCTGTTCCGTCAAGGTAAGTTCCGCGACGTGAAACTGGCCAAGCAGCAAGCTGCGAAACTGGAAAACATGTTCGACCAGATGGCCGAAGGCGAAGTGAAAAACTTGCCGCTGATCATCAAAACCGACGTGCAAGGTTCGCAAGAAGCGCTGGTTGGTTCGCTGCAGAAACTGTCGACCTCCGAAGTGCGCGTACAAGTTGTTCACGCTGCAGTCGGCGGCATCACGGAATCGGACGTCAACTTGGCAGTCGCCTCGAAAGCGGTCATCATCGGCTTTAACGCCCGTGCTGATGCCCAGGCACGCAAGCTGGCCGAGTCGAATGGCGTGGACATTCGCTACTACAACATCATTTACGATGCGATCGATGAGATCAAATCGGCGTTGTCGGGCATGTTGGCTCCAGAGAAACGCGAAACCGTCATCGGCCAGGTCGAGATCCGCCAGGTTATCCTGGTCTCGAAAGTGGGCGCGATTGCCGGTTGCCTGGTCACCGATGGCGTGGTCAAGCGTGCTTCTTCCGTCCGCCTGTTGCGCAACAACATCGTGGTGTGGAGCGGCGAGATCGACTCCCTGAAACGCTTCAAGGACGATGCGAAAGAAGTTCGCGCCGGTCTGGAGTGCGGCCTGTCGCTGAAGAACTACAACGACATTCAGGTTGGCGACACCCTGGAAGTGTTCGAAGTCCAGGAAATCGCTCGTACCCTGTAATCTCGGCAAGAACAATGGCGCGGACATATGGTTGTCCGCGCAAACACGTGGGGCGCATTGGTCAACGGGCAACCGTTTGACTCATGCGCCCTGCGGCACTTAGGACAGCATAAAATCATGGCTAAACATAGCAAAACCATGCCAGCGCGCGGCTTGCGCGTGGCCGACCAGATCCAGCGCGATCTGGCTGAAATCGTCGCCTACGAATTGAAAGACCCGCGCGTGGGCACGATGATCACCATCACCGAAGTGCAGATCACCCCTGACTACGCGCATGCCAAGGTGTTTTTCACGATGTTGAAAGACAGCAAGGAAGCCATCAAGAACACCACCGAAGGCTTGATGGCTGCGTCTGGCTTCATCCGTGGCTTGCTGGGCAAGCGCCTGCACATCCACACCCTGCCGATGCTGCATTTCGTGCACGACAGCTCGACCTCGCGCGGCATGGAAATGTCCTTGCTGATCGACAAGGCCAACGCCACGCGCGCGGCCGACGCCGAGCCGGACGAGAAGCCTGCAGACAAAGCGGACGAGCAGTAAGCGTGGCGGGTCCGAAGAAACCGCCCGGCATCAAGCGGGTGCGCGACCTGGTCGACGGCGTCTTGCTGCTGGATAAGCCCGTGGGCTGGTCCAGCAACGACGCCCTGATCAAGGCCAAGCGCGTGCTGAATGCGAAAAAAGCGGGCCATACGGGCACGCTGGACCCGTTCGCCACGGGTTTGCTGCCGCTGTGTTTTGGCGAGGCCACGAAGTTCTCGCAGGACTTGCTGGAAGCCGATAAAACCTACGAAACCCTGGTGCACCTGGGGCAGACGACGGATACGGGCGACACGGAAGGCGAAGTGCTGGAAGCGCGCGACGTCAACATCACTCAGGAGCAGATCGAAGCCGTGCTGGCGCAGTTCCGCGGGCCTATCCTGCAGACGCCGCCCATGTACTCGGCCTTGAAAAGAGATGGCAAGCCCTTATATGAGTATGCAAGGGCAGGCATCACCCTGGAGCGCGAAGCGCGCCCGGTGACCATCCACAAGCTCGAGTTCCTCGGCTATGAAGCCCCGTTTCTGAAATTGTCCGTGATGTGCAGCAAGGGCACGTATATCCGCGTGCTGGGCGAAGACATCGGCCATGCCCTCGGTTGCGGCGGCCATCTGAA is from Janthinobacterium sp. 61 and encodes:
- the rimP gene encoding ribosome maturation factor RimP, whose translation is MQQLGLIEKTVTGLGYELVDVERAERGLLRVFIDFSAADAAEKGPITVEDCATVSHQLSHVLTVENVPYERLEISSPGLDRPVRKLEDFVRFAGQEIIVKLNVAMPGTNNRKSFQGILQEPVGDKLSLEFEGKDGPAMLEFTLADVDKARLVPQVVFKGRKA
- the nusA gene encoding transcription termination factor NusA: MSREVLLLVDALAREKNVDKDVVFGALEFALAQATKKRYEGEVDIRVSIDRETGEFESFRRWHVVPDEAGLQLPDQEILHFEAKEQISDIEVDDHIEEPIESVEFGRRFAQDTKQVVLQRVRDAEREQILVDFLERGDSLVTGTIKRMERGDAIVESGKIEARLPRDQMIPKENLRIGDRVRAYILRIDRNMRGPQVILSRTAPEFIMKLFELEVPEIEQGMLEIKSAARDAGVRAKIAVYTADKRIDPIGTCVGMRGSRVQAVTGELGGERVDIVLWSEDPAQFVIGALAPANVSSIMVDEEKHAMDVVVDEENLAIAIGRSGQNVRLASDLTGWKINIMTAEESADKAAQETAAVRILFMEKLDVDQEVADILVEEGFASLEEIAYVPISEMLEIESFDEDTVNELRTRARDALVTEAIASEEGLEGMDEALVGLEGMDRITAGKLGLAGIKTVEAFAALAYDEFGAILALSADRARELITSEFKDVTDDEMKLVDSKYDDRAKALQAKAWSLAESAKA
- the infB gene encoding translation initiation factor IF-2, which produces MASNNVAQFATELKMPADLLLTQLRSAGVEKSSTSDPLSKDDKDKLLDHLRRTHGAAADTEKKKITVTRKETTEIKQADATGKSRTIQVEVRKKRTFVQRDEAVPVAAEPVAPAAPVIDPADVARREEDARKQAELIARQEADLREKQERLAKLDAEKEAQAKATQQAELAAKKEAEAEAKKAAAKAAAAPAASAAAPVVDDAAAEAKKAAAAEEAKKKAAAAAVAAKEAADKAEATERARKAVADEVAQIKAMMNAPRRAIKAPEPVPVPVKPKAPEGTLHKPADKKPGDKPGDKKPAVADKKSIKSANVSSTWSDDAKKRGTTGGPKPRGNSGPGGRDSWRGGAKGRRPTHHDDRESNFQAPTEAVVKDVHVPETITVAELAHKMSVKASEVIKHLMKLGQMCTINQVLDQETAMILVEEMGHKAFAAELDDPEALLADVGEHAHFETKPRAPVVTVMGHVDHGKTSLLDYIRRAKVASGEAGGITQHIGAYHVDTPRGMITFLDTPGHEAFTAMRARGAKATDIVILVVAADDGVMPQTKEAIAHAKAAGVPLVVAINKVDKPGGNVDRVTQELVAEQVVPEEYGGESPFVPVSAKTGQGIDDLLEQVLLQAEVLELTAPVDAPARGLVVEARLDKGRGPVATILVQSGTLKRGDVILAGSSYGRVRAMLDENGKSIAEAGPSIPVEIQGLTEVPVAGEEVVVMADERKAREIGLFRQGKFRDVKLAKQQAAKLENMFDQMAEGEVKNLPLIIKTDVQGSQEALVGSLQKLSTSEVRVQVVHAAVGGITESDVNLAVASKAVIIGFNARADAQARKLAESNGVDIRYYNIIYDAIDEIKSALSGMLAPEKRETVIGQVEIRQVILVSKVGAIAGCLVTDGVVKRASSVRLLRNNIVVWSGEIDSLKRFKDDAKEVRAGLECGLSLKNYNDIQVGDTLEVFEVQEIARTL
- the rbfA gene encoding 30S ribosome-binding factor RbfA gives rise to the protein MAKHSKTMPARGLRVADQIQRDLAEIVAYELKDPRVGTMITITEVQITPDYAHAKVFFTMLKDSKEAIKNTTEGLMAASGFIRGLLGKRLHIHTLPMLHFVHDSSTSRGMEMSLLIDKANATRAADAEPDEKPADKADEQ
- the truB gene encoding tRNA pseudouridine(55) synthase TruB — encoded protein: MAGPKKPPGIKRVRDLVDGVLLLDKPVGWSSNDALIKAKRVLNAKKAGHTGTLDPFATGLLPLCFGEATKFSQDLLEADKTYETLVHLGQTTDTGDTEGEVLEARDVNITQEQIEAVLAQFRGPILQTPPMYSALKRDGKPLYEYARAGITLEREARPVTIHKLEFLGYEAPFLKLSVMCSKGTYIRVLGEDIGHALGCGGHLNALRRTQVGSLTLDGVVTLDELTAHAAPLSLLAPVDALLSSFPAVQLTEELAKRFLHGQRIALGKEDVAVPAEPGTVRVYHDSKLLGTGQLQEYSVLAPERLIATAHQ